The following DNA comes from Candidatus Ozemobacteraceae bacterium.
CCGGCGGAAAAAAAGTTCAAGCTGTATATCGAGACCCTGTGCCAGATCAAAAACAAGGACGGCGAATTCCTTCGCTGGACGGACATCCGGCTTCTGCGCCGGATGGTCCGCGATTCATGGCATCGCAGTTACGGTCCGAAGCAGACGCTTGAACACTGGCACTACGTGCGCCGGTCCGAGATCCAGCACATCATCCCCTTCCTGGGAACGGTCGACCACATCATCGATGGCTCGCTGGCCTACGAATTGCCGATATACAAGAAGCATCTCTTCAAGTGGTTCCCGGAATTCCTCGAGGCATACCGCAACGAGCCCAAACGCCAGGATGCCTATATCCGGGCCAAGCGTGTTCACGACCTGCTCGAATCCATCACGGTCTGGGAAGATGAGTCCGTCATCCCGAAAAACGCTCTCATTCGCGAATATATTGGCGGCAGTTGCTACAAATACTAATCAGGATATAACAGTTTACGCGGGGGCGCATCGCAATGCGCCCCCGCGTGCGTTTCACGATGCTAAAACACTGATCAGTAATTTGCGTGTGCGCGGGCCGTCAAATTCGCACAGGTAGATGCCCTGCCAAGTGCCGAGGACGAGGTCGCCGTCCTTCACAATGAATGGGTGGCACGACCCGAACAGGCTCGATTTCAGATGTGCATGACTGTTCCCTTCCGCGTGCCGGTCGGAATGGTCGTCGGTCGGGACGATCCGCTCGATGCGCCTGAGGATGTCGTTTATGACATCGGGATCAGCGTTCTCGTTGATGGTCAGCGCCGCAGTGGTGTGCGGAACCGAGACCAGAACGTGGGCTTCCTTCAGGCCGGACTTTCTCACCGCGCTGCGAACCAGTTCGGTTACGTCGACGAGCGTTTGAGGATGCTGTGTTTTCACCGTCTCTTCAATCAACATGTCTCTCTCACTCCATCATAAAATTATATGTGAACATATAGAATCGCAGAACGGGCGCGGGCGAACGCCGCGCTCCTATCCGACCGTGTACAGGACGCAGCCCTGGCCTGGCGCCAGCATGACCTCGGCGGACAGATTTCTGCCGTCGCTTTCCCGGAAATGGTCTCCGACGATTTCGCGAACGCGCTCCGAGCGCCTGATGCAGTTCGGCAATCGGAGCGGTCGAGGTTCATCGAGATTCATGTTCGCCGCCACGAGAAGATCGCGGCCGGGCACGCGCTTGACGTACCCCTTGATGTCGGCTGGAGAACGTTTCCAGGTTCCGAACGGAATCAGAACGCCATCGCTATTGAACAGCGGGTCGCCGGCACGCACACGCAGAAGCTGCTTCATGAACGTCGGAAAATCCGTCTGAATACCCCGTGCCCACTCGCCAGGGCCCGTTTTTAGCACGTTGATCCGTTCGAGAAGCGCATACTCGCTGCCCGCCGTAAACATCAGATCTGACGACATGAAGCAGGTCAACAGAAAATCCAGTTTCATGAGGGTAATGACCTTCCGGCGAAGGTCGTCCGAAACCTGTGACAGACTGCGAATGCCCTCCCTGTCGACGATCTCCCTGTGCAGAGCCTTGTCGTTCGAAATCTCGCCGTATTTTTGTCGATCGGCTAGGGCGAGCGCCTTCATGGCCGGCATCAGGACGTCGTGACTCGACCAGATGGCGCAGCTCGGCTTGCGGCCAGATCTCTTGTAAAATCGATATATATCAGAAGGAATATATCTTCCGCCGTCATACCAGTACATGTTGTTGAAATACCGCTCGGCGCCGGCAGCGAGACCTGACTCGGCGAGGTCGATCAACCGCGCCATTCCCAGGTTTTCCGCGACGAACCAGGTGTCGGGGTATTTCCGCTTCGTCTCGCGGACGATCGAAGCCAACCCGTTCCGGTCGAGGCCCCAGGCCGCGTCGATCCGTATCGCATTCACGTTCCTGTGTCCCACGTGGGGCACGATCACCTTGTCGAGCCAGTATCTGATCAATTCCGGGTTGCCGTTCTCGAGGACATACGCTCCCCAGTTGATCCGCACCCGGTTGCCATCGGCGTCGACATCGTCGGCGCCTGCTTCTGTCCCGCCTGTTTCATGCTGTTTGAACCAATGCTTCGCGAGATGTTCCGCCTGCTGGTCCGCATGATTGAACGGAATATCGATCATGCGGTCCATTCCCAGATCCCGCACCGCGGCCATGAAGGAGGTGAACCGGTCCCACGTGCCGAACAACGCGCAGGGGCGTTCGTAATCCTTCACGACGTACTCGGAGAAGCTCGGAAGGAAATGCGGCAGCAGCAGCATGACGTTCGCGCCGAGGTCGCGCGCGCTTCGCAAATACTCGAACATCGAAGCGGTGTCGGCGAAGAAACGATGGGGGAGGTCGACGTAGATTTTGCCGCACCGGTCAGCCGGAAGCCGGTCGAACGGCCGGCTTCCGTTGCCGGTGAAAAAGGTCGCCAGGGTCGGGGATGTCATCAGTTGAAATTGGTCGCCCTGTTCAGCGTCAGAAGAACGGCGAGCTGGCTCCGCGCGATCTTTTCCATGAGCGTCGGCTCCATGTTCGCGACGACATCCGTGGTTTTGTGATAATGCTTCGACATCTCCGGATACCCTTCGATCGTCAGGATGGCCGATGCTCCAATGTTCCAGAACGAGGAATGGTCGGAATACCAGATGTTCGAGTCATACAGCGTCTTGCTTTTGAGCCCCGTGTAGGTGAGGGCGGTGTCCTTGAATACGTCGATCAGCCAGTTGCTGCGGGTGTTGCCGATGACGGCGACCTCGTTGTCGTCCCTGTCGGCGATCATGTCCATATTCAGGACTGCTTTGATCTGAACGCCGGTTTGAGCGGCAAGGGCTTTTGCTACAGCCTTGCTTCCGAGCAGGCCGACTTCCTCGGCGTTCACTTCTGCGTAAATCACGGTATAGGGAAGGGGAAGCCTGCCTGCGACCCGTGCGACGTGAAGAACGCCGGCCGCGCCGCTGCCGTTGTCATCCGCGCCGGGTGCCGTCGCGTAGTTATAGCTGGAGACGGTGGAATCCATGTGCCCGCATACGACGATGACGGTATTGGGATCGACCGTGCCCTTCTGGACGGCGACGACGTTCATCAACTTTTTCGAACTGTAGGTGAATTCAGGCGTGGTGACCTCGAGGCCGCCGATCGCCTCGAATTGCTCGGCGAGCCACTTGACCGCCTCGGCATTCCCAGGTTGGCTGACCTGGCGGCTCTTGAAATTTTGGAGGGTTTCAACTGTTGCCGCCATGTCAGAAGCCGTGATCGAGGCGAGCTGGTCGGCGACGGCCGGATCGAATTTTGCCGCCTTGAGGGGCGAGGGCCATGCCGGCACGCGCTGACGGATCAGGGTTTCGTCGAGCGTGCTGTAGCGGAGCTCGAGCCCGATGAGCTTCGCCTCGTCTTCGGGCCGGATTCTGATGAAAAATGTATTTTTGTGCGAATACAATGGTTCGAACAAGTCGCGCAATGCTGCTTCCTGAGCCGACGTTTCAACCCAGACCATCTTCCATGACTCGGTCGCATCGTCGAGGCGCTTCTTGTCGAGAATCGAATACTGGATTTTCGCCTGGCGGAGACGTTCGAGCCGGACGAAATTCACATGCGTCAGATACCCTTCCGGTGAGGCGTAATAATATTTGCCAGCCGTTCGGAGAATCTGATCTTCGCTCAGCCGCGAAGGGGGAAGCTTCGCGAGAATCAGATACCCGATCTGGTCGACCCGCTTTTCCTCGCGGATATTCCGGATGAACTCGTCGAACTCGGATTTGGCATCGCCGCTCAGCGCAAACGCCGGTACAGTGATGGCGGCCAGAGACAACAGCACGCAGGCAAGAAACATACGTCGCATTCTCGATACTCCTTCACGGACGGTGTTGCATATCATTCTATCGCAACAATGCCTTCCGGCCAACAAAAAAACGAACGCGGGTGCGGCCGGGCCGGCTGCACCCGCGTTCGTTTCGGGGGTCAGTGGTGAATTCGCTTGTACAGGAGAGCCGAAGCAAGATCGCATTTCTGTATCTCGCTGGCGAACTCAGCCGGTATCGTCAGCTTCTTTCCCTTCAGATGTTCGCTTATCTCAGCAGCATCCTGCGGGATGAGAGCATCGGCCAGCACTGTGGCCTCGTTATCGATCATTTCGAAGAACCCCCCGGTCACGCCGAAAAACAGTTCCTCGCCGTCGGACGTGATCACATGGATGACGCCCACCTTCATGCTGACGAGCAGGGGCTCCCGGTCCTTTCTCACGCCGATGTATCCCGCCATTCCGGGCACGGAGATCCCTCTGGCGGTGAACTCCAGCATCTTTTTCGAGGGGGCGACGATGACGAGATGGAAGTCTGACATCACGCTTCTCCGGTCGCCCGAAGCTGTTCGGCTTTCGCCTCGACTTCGGTGATATTTCCTACCATATAGAATGCCTGTTCGGGATACTCGTCGTATTTGCCTTCGACGATCGCCTTGAAGCTGGCCACGGTTTCCTGCAGGGGAACGTATTTGCCCTTGTAGCCCGTGAACTGCTCGGCGACGTGGAACGGCTGGGACAGGAATTTCTGGATGCGACGGGCGCGGTTGACAATCAACCGGTCTTCTTCCGAGAGTTCTTCCATGCCCAGGATGGCGATGATGTCATGCAGATCTTCGTACCGCTGGAGAATTTCCTGCACCCTGCGCGCGGTGTTGTAATGGTCGTCGCCCAGGATTTCCGCCGTGAGCAGGCGGGAGGTCGACGTCAGCGGGTCGACGGCCGGGTAAATGCCGAGTTCGACGATCTTTCTCGAGAGAACGGTCGTCGCGTCGAGGTGCGAGAACGTCGTCGCCGGGGCCGGGTCGGTGATGTCGTCGGCAGGCACGTAGATCGCCTGGACGGAAGTGATCGATCCGCGTGTCGTCGAGGTGATGCGTTCCTGGAGGGCGCCCATTTCCGTGCCGAGAGTGGGCTGGTAGCCGACGGCCGAGGGCATGCGCCCCAGGAGGGCCGAGACTTCGGAGCCGGCCTGCACGAAGCGGAAAATGTTGTCGATGAACAACAGAACGTCCTGACCTTCGCGGTCGCGAAAATACTCTGCCATCGTCAGCGCCGAAAGCGCGACGCGCAGACGGGAACCCGGCGGTTCGTTCATCTGGCCGAACACGAGACAGGTTTTGTCGATGACACCTGACTGCTTCATGTCAAGATACAGATCGTTGCCTTCGCGGGTTCGCTCGCCGACGCCGCCGAACACCGAGACGCCGCCGTGCTGCTTGGCGATGTTGTTGATCAGTTCCATGATCAGGACCGTCTTGCCGACGCCGGCGCCGCCGAACAGGCCGATCTTGCCGCCGCGGGCATACGGGATGAGCAGGTCGATGACCTTCAGACCCGTTTCGAAAATTTCCGTCGTCTTGCCCTGTTGGGCAAAGGTGGGCGGAGCACGATGGATCGGCCAGCGCTCGCCGCTCTTGATCGCTTCCTTTCCATCTAGCGTCTCGCCGAGGAGGTTGAAGAGCCGGCCGAGCACGTTATGGCCGACCGGGACGCTGATCGGCGCGCCGGTGTCCTTGACCTCCTGGCCCCGGATGAGGCCTTCGGTCGGCCCCATGGCGATGGTGCGCACGACGTCGTTGCCGAGGTGAATGGCGACTTCCAGCACGAGGCGCTGTTTCGTCGCGGAATTGACCACTTCAAGCGCGTTGGAAATGCTGGGGAGTGAGCCGGCTTCGAATTTCACATCGACCGCGGGCCCCATGACTTGCAGGATCTGGCCTTGATTCATAAAC
Coding sequences within:
- a CDS encoding F0F1 ATP synthase subunit epsilon translates to MSDFHLVIVAPSKKMLEFTARGISVPGMAGYIGVRKDREPLLVSMKVGVIHVITSDGEELFFGVTGGFFEMIDNEATVLADALIPQDAAEISEHLKGKKLTIPAEFASEIQKCDLASALLYKRIHH
- the atpD gene encoding F0F1 ATP synthase subunit beta, giving the protein MNQGQILQVMGPAVDVKFEAGSLPSISNALEVVNSATKQRLVLEVAIHLGNDVVRTIAMGPTEGLIRGQEVKDTGAPISVPVGHNVLGRLFNLLGETLDGKEAIKSGERWPIHRAPPTFAQQGKTTEIFETGLKVIDLLIPYARGGKIGLFGGAGVGKTVLIMELINNIAKQHGGVSVFGGVGERTREGNDLYLDMKQSGVIDKTCLVFGQMNEPPGSRLRVALSALTMAEYFRDREGQDVLLFIDNIFRFVQAGSEVSALLGRMPSAVGYQPTLGTEMGALQERITSTTRGSITSVQAIYVPADDITDPAPATTFSHLDATTVLSRKIVELGIYPAVDPLTSTSRLLTAEILGDDHYNTARRVQEILQRYEDLHDIIAILGMEELSEEDRLIVNRARRIQKFLSQPFHVAEQFTGYKGKYVPLQETVASFKAIVEGKYDEYPEQAFYMVGNITEVEAKAEQLRATGEA
- a CDS encoding M28 family metallopeptidase, coding for MRRMFLACVLLSLAAITVPAFALSGDAKSEFDEFIRNIREEKRVDQIGYLILAKLPPSRLSEDQILRTAGKYYYASPEGYLTHVNFVRLERLRQAKIQYSILDKKRLDDATESWKMVWVETSAQEAALRDLFEPLYSHKNTFFIRIRPEDEAKLIGLELRYSTLDETLIRQRVPAWPSPLKAAKFDPAVADQLASITASDMAATVETLQNFKSRQVSQPGNAEAVKWLAEQFEAIGGLEVTTPEFTYSSKKLMNVVAVQKGTVDPNTVIVVCGHMDSTVSSYNYATAPGADDNGSGAAGVLHVARVAGRLPLPYTVIYAEVNAEEVGLLGSKAVAKALAAQTGVQIKAVLNMDMIADRDDNEVAVIGNTRSNWLIDVFKDTALTYTGLKSKTLYDSNIWYSDHSSFWNIGASAILTIEGYPEMSKHYHKTTDVVANMEPTLMEKIARSQLAVLLTLNRATNFN
- a CDS encoding alpha-amylase family glycosyl hydrolase codes for the protein MTSPTLATFFTGNGSRPFDRLPADRCGKIYVDLPHRFFADTASMFEYLRSARDLGANVMLLLPHFLPSFSEYVVKDYERPCALFGTWDRFTSFMAAVRDLGMDRMIDIPFNHADQQAEHLAKHWFKQHETGGTEAGADDVDADGNRVRINWGAYVLENGNPELIRYWLDKVIVPHVGHRNVNAIRIDAAWGLDRNGLASIVRETKRKYPDTWFVAENLGMARLIDLAESGLAAGAERYFNNMYWYDGGRYIPSDIYRFYKRSGRKPSCAIWSSHDVLMPAMKALALADRQKYGEISNDKALHREIVDREGIRSLSQVSDDLRRKVITLMKLDFLLTCFMSSDLMFTAGSEYALLERINVLKTGPGEWARGIQTDFPTFMKQLLRVRAGDPLFNSDGVLIPFGTWKRSPADIKGYVKRVPGRDLLVAANMNLDEPRPLRLPNCIRRSERVREIVGDHFRESDGRNLSAEVMLAPGQGCVLYTVG
- a CDS encoding secondary thiamine-phosphate synthase enzyme YjbQ produces the protein MLIEETVKTQHPQTLVDVTELVRSAVRKSGLKEAHVLVSVPHTTAALTINENADPDVINDILRRIERIVPTDDHSDRHAEGNSHAHLKSSLFGSCHPFIVKDGDLVLGTWQGIYLCEFDGPRTRKLLISVLAS